GGGAAGACGGAACTGAAGATCGACAAGTACCACGAGGGGACCGGCGTGCAGGCGCAGGCCGGGAAGATGGTCCGCGTGCACTACACCGGAACGCTGGAAAACGGGCAGAAGTTCGACAGCAGCCGTGACCGTGGTGAACCCATCGAGTTCCCGCTGGGCGTCGGGTACGTGATCCAGGGTTGGGATCAGGGCATTGCGCAGCTGCGCGTGGGCGACAAGGCCAAGCTCACCATTCCGGCCCACCTCGGCTACGGCGCGGCGGGCGTTCCCGGCGTGATCCCCGGCGGCGCGACGCTGGTGTTCGACGTGGAACTGATGGACGTCCGCTGAGGGGAGTCGTTCACGACCAGCCCCGACCTGCGCGGTCGGGGTTTTTTCTTGCCCCGCACGCGGGTGATACAGATGACCGGCCCAGCCTGACAGCCGGTCCTCTTGCCTGTCGTTCATAACTTCCGTAAACTCCGAAAGACATGAAAGCCACAGGACAACCGTGATCGAAGGTCGGCGCAGCGAGATCGTCGCGCTGGTCCGCCAGCACGGCGAACTGGGCGTCACGGAACTCTCCGGGCTGCTGGGCGTCTCGGAGGTCACGGTCCGCAGCGACCTGAGTGCCCTGGCCGCCGCCGGGCACGTCCGCCGAACGCGCGGGCGGGTCAGCCTGCCGCTGGACCTGCGCCGCGAGGCCCCGCTGGAAACCAGCATGCGCGAGTTCGCGGCCGCCAAGCGCCGCATCGGGCAGGCGGCGGCGGCCCTGGTGCAGAGCGGCGACACGGTGTTCCTGGACGTGGGCAGCACCACCTCCGAGGTCGCGCGGGCGCTGTCCCCCGCTCTGCAGGACGTGACGGTCGTGACGAACGGCCTGAACATCGCCCTGCTGCTCGAGCGCCTTCCCGGCGTGCGGGTCATCGTGACCGGCGGGACGCTCCGGCCCCTACAGCACTCGCTGGTCAGTCCGTACGCGCTGGACGTGCTGCGCCACATTCACGCCGACCGGCTGTTCCTGGGCTGCAACGGCGTGCACGCCGCGTCGGGCGTGACGAACGCGAACCACGAGGAGGCCGAGGTCAAGCGCCTGATGGCCGAACAGGCACGCGAGGTGGTGGTCGTCGCCGATCACCGCAAGCTGGGCGTGGTCAGCCGCGCGTTCATCACGCCGCTGGACCGGGTGTCGACGCTGATCACGGACCGCGCCGCAACCTCTCCCCCGCCGGACGTGCTGGACGCCGTGAAGGACGTGCGCGTGGTGTAATCCGATGCTTCGCCTATCCGCACAGAAACCGGTTACCGATCCTCTCCCCCACCCGAGGCCACCCATGACGAACCCTGATCCCACCGCCGAATTCCTGATGCTGGGCACCTGCGATTACCCCGAGCATGTCCCCTCTGACCGCTGGGCGCCGTACGCGCGGATGCAGGCGGAGCTGGGCCTGCGCTTCGTGCGGGTGGCGGAGTTCGCCTGGAGTCGCCTGGAACCCCGCCCGGGCGAGTTCGACTGGGCGTGGCTGGACGACGCGATCGCCGCGTACGCCGCCGAGGGCCTGCGCGTGGTGATGTGCACGCCGACGCCCACACCGCCCGCGTGGCTGATCCGCGCGCACCCGGAGATCCTGGCGTTCGACGAGCAGGGCCGCGTGCGGGAGTTCGGGTCGCGCCGCCACTACGATTTCGCCTCCCCCGTGTTCCGGGAGCATTCGCGCCTCGTCACGCGCGCGGTTGCCGAGCGGTACGGGCAGCATCCGGCGGTGGTGGGCTGGCAGACCGACAACGAGTTCGGGTGTCATAACACCAGCCGCAGTTACGGCGGCGCGAGCGAGGCGGCGTTCCCCGCGTGGCTGCAGGCGCGCTACGGCACGCTGGACGCGCTGAACGAGGCGTGGGGGAACGTGTTCTGGAGCATGGAGTACACCGACTGGGCGCAGGTGAAGTCCCCGGCGCTGACCGTGACGGAACCGAACCCGTCGCACGTGCTGGATTACCACCGTTTCGCGTCGGACCTGATCGCGTCGTTCCAGGCCGAGCAGGTGGAGATCCTGCGTGAACTCGCGCCGGGGCGGTTCGTGACGCACAACTTCATGATCTTTGAGTCGGGCTTCGATCATTACGACGTGGCGCGCGGCCTGGACTTCGCGACGTGGGACAACTACCCGACCGGGATGCTGGAATTCTTCGCGCCGCCCGGCGTGGGCGAGGACCTGAAGACCCATTACGCCCGCACCGGGCACCCGGATCTGGTGGCGTTCAACCATGACGTGTACCGCAGCCTGATGCTCGGGAAGGACGGGCTGGGCCGGGACGGGGCGGGCACGCCGAACGGGTTCTGGGTCATGGAGCAGCAGTGCGGTCAGGTGAACTGGGCGCCGTACAACCCGCTGCCCGCCGAAGGCGCGGTGGCGCTGTGGACGGCGCAGGCGTGGGCGCACGGGGCGGACGTCGTGAGTTACTTCCGCTGGCGGGCCGCGACGATGGCGCAGGAGGTCATGCACTCCGGACTGCTGCGCCACGACGAGACGCCCGACCGGGGCTTCGCGGAGGTCGCGGGCCTGGACCTCACGCAGTTCCCGGTGGGGCCGGTCCCGGCGCGCGTGGCGCTGCTGCACGACTACGAGAGCCTGTGGATCTATGACCAGCAGCGGCACGCGGCGGGCCTGAGCTACTGGGCGCAGACGGTCACGTACTACATGGCGCTGCGCTCGCTGGGCGTGGACGTGCAGATCACCCACCCGGACGCGGACCTGAGCGGTTTCGCGGCGGTGGTCGCCCCGGCGATCACGCTGGTCCCCGCGGACCGGGCGGCGCGCTGGGAGGCGGCGGCGCAGGGTGGCGTGCCGTTCGTGTTCGGGCCGCGCACGGCGTTCCGCACGCCGGGCGGCGCGACGTGGTCGGACGGGCAGTTCGGCCCGCTGTCGGAGATGACTGGGGCGCGCCTCTTGCAGTACGACAGCCTGCGTCCCGGCGTGACGCAGGGCGTGACCGGCGCGTTCGGGAGCGTGGACGCGAGCCTCTGGGCCGAGAGTTACCGCGTGACCGGCGCGCAGACGCTCGCCACGTACGCCGGTGGGCCGCTGGACGGGCAGAGCGCCGTGATCCGCCACGGGAACGCGACCGTGATCGGCGCGCACAGCCTCGACCTGATCCGTGCGGTGCTGCGCGAGGTGCTGGGCGGCGCGGGCGTGCCGCTGCTGGACCTGCCGGAGGGGGTGCGCGTGTCGCGCCGCGCGGACCGGACGCTGGTGCAGAACTGGCATCCGCACGCGGTGACGTGGGGCGGCCTGGAGCTGGATCCGGTGAGTTCGGTGGTGCTGGGCGGCGACTGGTCGCCCACGCAAGGGAAAGGAGTGCAGGGTGAATAAGTGGACAGTCAATGAGGCCCCGCAGGACCTGCGGGTGTTGATCAGTGGATTCCAGTCGTGGAGCGAGGCGGAACTGCGCCCGCTGACGGACGTTCAGGCCGTGCCGGGGCAGCACTGGCGGGTGGAGCAGGGGCACGATCCGGGCTTCCCGCCCAGCGGCGAGGCCGGGGTGTGGCGCAGCCATACCGTGCTGGCACTGGTGCGCGCGGACGGGAGCGGCTGGGTCGGCAGCGTGGGGGACGCCACGCGTACCTTCGCGCAGTGGGAGGCCCGCGCCGGAACCGAGGCCGTGACCGTGACCTGCACCCTGGAAGGCCCCGACGTTCCCGTCACCTGGGAGGAGACCGGGGACGTGATCGCCACCCTGGAGGCCCGCGCGGCCGACCTGGGCGTGGCGATGGGCGCGCGGACGCCGGCGCCGCTGCGGGTGTGGTGCTCGTGGTACTCGTACTACCGTGACGTGACGCTGGACGCCATGCTGGACAACGCCCGACTGGCCAGCGAGCACGGGCTGGACTTCGACGTGTTCCAGCTCGACGACGGCTTCCAGACGTTCCTGGGTGACTGGGAGGACCCCAGCGCCCACTTCGGCGGGCACGCCCGCGAACTGCCCGCGCGCCTCGCGGAACTGGGTTTCACGGCCGGGCTGTGGCTGGCGCCGTTCCTGGTGCAGCCGCAGAGCCGACTGTTCCGCGACCACCCCGAGTGGCTGCTGCGCGGCGAGGACGGTCAGCCGCTGGCGTTCGGGAACAACTGGGGAGGCCCGTACCACGCGCTGGACACCACGCACCCCGGCGCGCTGGACTGGATCCGCGAGCTGGGCCGCACGGTGCGCGGCTGGGGGTACACGTACCTGAAGATCGACTTCCTGTACGGCGCGACCCAGCCCGGCGTGCGTCACGACCCGACGGTCGGGCGGGCCGAGGCGTACCGGATGGGCCTGCAGGCGTTCCGGGACGGCGTGGGCGACGACGCCTTCATCCTGGCGTGCGGGGCGCCGCTGGCGCAGAGCATCGGGCTGGTGGACGCCATGCGCACCGGTCCCGACGTGGCCCCGCTGTGGGACGAGGACTCCCGCCGCGTGTGGCTGGGCGACGCGACCGGCCCCAGCGCCCGCAACGCGCTGCACACCGCGCTGAGCCGCTGGTATCAGCACGCGTGGTACCAGCCGGACCCGGACGTGGCGATCTGCCGCCGTGAACTGAGCCTCCTGAACGCCACCGAGCGGGACGCCATCGCGGGGATGCTGGACGTCATCGGGGGCCTGCGGGCCAGCAGCGACCCGATCAGCCTGCTGGACGAGGAGGGCCGCGCGCTGCTGCGGCAGTGCCTGACGGTCAGCACCCCGGACCGCCCGGTGACGCTCGCGGCGTCGCACGGGGACGCGGTGACGCACTTCACGCGCGGCACGTTCAACCTCACGGACCGCGCTGAAGGCGGCATTCCCGCGCACGGGTACCGGTCCGCGCAGGGCAAGGAGCAGGCATGACCACCGAATCCACCACCGCAGCCCTGCCCGGCGGGTACCACGCCGCCGACTTCACGAAACCCGACGGGCGCGCCATGACGCTGTACGGCCTGAACCCCATCCGCGTGGACAGCGAGATTCCCAGCCCCAGCCCGGACCCCGTGGACGCCCGGCCCCTCATGCGCTGGCATCCGGTGCGGGGCGAGTGGGTCATGTACGCCGCGCACCGCATGGGCCGCACGTTCCTCCCGCCGCCCGAGTACAACCCGCTGGCGCCCACCCGCGACCCCGAGCACCCCACCGAACTGCCGCGCGGCGAGTACGACATCGCCGTGTTCGACAACCGCTTCCCCAGCCTGACCCTGACGGCCCCCGACCCGGAACCCGGCCCCGCCGGGACGCGCGCGGGCGTCGGCAAGTGCGAGGTCGTGGTGTTCAGCCAGAGCGCTCAGGGCCGCCTGTGCGACCTGACCGACGAGCAGATCAGCCTGCTGCTGGCCGTGTGGGCCGACCGCACCACCCGCCTCGCGGAGACCGGGCAGATCAACGCGGTGCTGCCCTTCGAGAACCGTGGGGTGGAGGTCGGCGTGACCCTGCACCACCCGCACGGGCAGATCTACGCGTACGATCACGTGCCGCCGGTCGCCGCGCGGGCCGCCGCGCAGATGGACGCGTACGTCGCCGAGCACGGCCGCCCCTGGCTGGAGGACTTCATTCAGGAGGAACGCGCCGCCGAGGACCGCATCATCCGCGACGACGGCGCGGCCCTGAGCGTCGTGCCGCCCTTTGCGCGCTACACCTTCGAGACGTGGGTGCTGCCCACCCGGCCCGTCAGCCTCCTGAGTGACCTGAGTGACGCCGAGCGGCTCAGCATGGCGCGGGTCCTGCGCGATGCGCTGCGCCGCCTGGACGGCCTGTTCGGCGTGCGCATGCCGTACCTGATGACCGTGCATCAGGCGCCGCTGGACACGCCCCGCCCGGCGTTCCCGCTGCACATCGAGATCTACCCGTACCTGCGCGCCCCGGGCCGCCTGAAGTTCCTGGCGGGCACCGAGCAGGGCGCGGGCGAGTTCGCGAACGACAAGTTCCCGGAGGTCGCCGCCGCCGAGCTGCGCGCCGTACCGGACACCGCAGGAGACGGACTGTGACCCACACCAGTTACGAAGAGGCGTTCGGGCGTGCGCCGCAGGCCACCGCGCAGGCCCCGGGCCGCGTGAACCTGCTGGGCGAACATACCGACTACCAGGGGGGCTTCGTGCTGCCCACCGCCATCCCGCAGCAGGCGACGGTCGCGCTGGGCCACAACGGCACGGGCGAGCACGTCCTGTATTCCGCGAACCTTGACCAGACCATCCGCGTGCCGGTTGGCGAGGTCGGCAGCGGCTTCGCGCCGTACCTGACCGGCTGCTTCGCCCTGAGCGGCGTGCAGGAGGGCCTGAACGCCTTCATCACCAGCGACGTACCCAGCGGCGGCCTGAGCAGCAGCGCCGCGCTGGAGGTCGCCACGCTCCGCGCCCTGCGGGACCTCGCGGACCTCGACCTCGACGACGTGTCCCTCGCCCTGCGCGGCGTGCAGGTCGAACACGAGTTCGTGGGGGTCAAGTGCGGCGTCATGGACCAGATGGCCAGTTCCCTGGCCGACACGCGCACCATGCTCCTGATCGACACCCGCAGCCTCGACCGCCGCGCCGTGCCGTTCCCCGCCGGGGCGGAGGTGCTCGTCATCGACTCCGGCGTGCCGCGCCGCCTCGCCGAGAGCGGATACAACGAACGCCGCGCTCAGGTCGAGGAAGCCGCCCGCCTGCTCGGCGTCCCGCAACTGCGAGACGTGACCGATCCTTTGATCGTCGAGACGCTGCCGCCCGTCCTGCGCGAGCGTGCCCGGCACGTCGTCACCGAGAACAACCGCGTACTGGCCGCACTGGAACCCGGTGTGGACGCCATCCGCTTCGGGCAGCTCATGAACGTCAGCCACGCCAGCCTCCGGGACGACTATGCTGTCAGTCACGAACGCGTGGACGAACTCGTCGCGCTGCTCCAGGCGCACCCGGACGTGTACGGCGCCCGCATGACCGGCGCGGGCTTCGGCGGCGCGGTCGTCGCCCTCGTCCGCCAGGGACAGGCCACCGCCGCCGCGCAGGTGGTCCTCGCCCAGTACAGCGAGCAGGGCTCCCAGGTCGTTCCGTAACACACCCGTACGCCAGTGTGCCGATGCCCCACGCGCGGGCGGACGGCACACTGGCGTTCGTGACTCAACCCAGCTATTCCCTCACGACGTCCCTGGACGGCATGACGCCTGAACAGCTCCACGGATTCTTCGTGGACTGGCCCAACCCGCCCACGCCCGACACGTTCCTGCGCCTGCTGCGCGGGTCGTACCGGGTCGTGCTCGCCGTGCAGGACGGTCAGGTCATCGGCTTCGTGCAGGCGGTCAGCGACGGCGTCCTGACCGCGTACATTCCACTGCTGGAGGTTCTGCCCGAGTGGCAGGGGCGGGGCGTGGGCCGCGCCCTGATGACCCGCATGCAGGAAGAACTGCGACACCTGTACGCCGTGGACCTCGGCTGCGACGACCACCTGGTCCCGTACTACGAAGGTCTGGGCATGCGGCGGGGCACCCTGATGTTCACCCGAAAGTACGCGCGGCAGGACGGGGCGCCCACCGGGTGAAACGACCGGGGGCCGCGCCGCGTACTGCCCACCGTGGCGACCTTCGATCCGACGCTCCTCCTGATGTATCCGCTGGCCGGACTGCTGGCCGTCACGGCGCACGAGTTCGCGCATGTGCTGCTGCCGCTGCGGGCCGGGGCGTCCGGGGTGCGCGTGCAGCTCGGCGTGGACGGGGGCCGGTCTGTTGCGCGGTTCCGGGTGGGGAGGGTCGCGGTGGACGTGCGCCCGTACCCGTTCTGGACAGGCCGCGCCCACTGGGATCACGCGACCGTGACCCCGGCCACCTGGGCGTGGGCCATCGCCCTCGGGCCGCTCAGCTCAGCCGCGCTGTGCGCCCTGGGCGCGCTGCTGTGGCACGGCGGAGGCGAACTGGCCGATCCGTTCGGGCAGGCGCTGGCCGTGTTCGCCGGACTTCAGGCCCTCGTGACCGCTATGCCCGTGCGCTACCCCGCCTGGACGGGCCTGGGCGCAGGCATGCCCAGCGACGGGCGGCAACTCCTCGACCACTGGCAGGGACGGCAGCGGGCACACACCTGAGCGTCACCAGTACCGGAACAGCAGGTCGCCGCGCGTCCAGCCCAGGTGCCGCGCGCCCTTCGCCGTGCCGGGTGGCAGGCGGTCGAGGTCGGCGCGGTCGGGAGTCCCGTTCAGCCACGCGGCGTCCGGCACGAGCCAGCCGCGCGCCTGCCACCACGCCGTCAGGCCGGGCGGGTTCAGATAGGGCGCGAAGGTGGCCGCCGGATGCGTGGCGTCCGTGAACGCCAGCAATGGCCAGTCGGTGTGCGCGATTAGCCTCACCGCTGCCCTACCAGCCGCAGGTCGGAGGATCTGCCCCCGCACGCCCATCAGGGGGTCGAAGTGGAGCCCACCGACGAGCGTCCACCCGAGTTCGCGGGCGCCGAGGTGCAGGTCGGCGGTCAGGCGCGCCGGGGCATGCGCGTCCGCGCGGGTCAGGTCCTCCCGCAGCCACGGCAGCACGCCCGGTTCCACGTTCAGCCCTCCATCGTCAGTCCTGCGTCCTCAGCTCAGCGCCGCGCGGAGGCGTTGGATGTCCTCGCGCCACGCGTCGGCGTCCTCGCTGTCCTCCCAGAGGTCCGGGAGTTCGCTGCCGGGGCCGAGGACGCGTTCCAGCGCTTCCATGGCGTGGGGGCGCAGGTGGGTCAGTTCGGCGGCGTCGGCGTTCTGCACCCAGGCGCGCAGGGCGGCGTCGGTCAGGGCGCTGGTGTCGCCCGTGAGGACGGCGGCGAGGGTCTCGGCGGCGGCGACGGCGCGGTGGCCTTCCTCGGCTTCCAGGTAGTCGTTGTCTGGGTCCAGCGCGACGTCGAAGGCTTCCGCAAGGGCGTACGCGCCGTCCTGCGCGATCTCGGCGGCGTACTCGGCGGCCGCCTCGTTCTGGAAGGGCCCGACGCCCCAGGCGGTCATTCGGGGGCCTCGCTGCGGCCGTAGCGCTGCTCGACGTATTTTTCCATGAGGTCCTGGAAGTCCTCGGCGATGCGGGGGCCACGCAGGGTGGTCAGGAGTTTGCCGTCCTGGTAGACGGGCGCGCGGGGGTCCTCGCCGGTGCCGGGCAGGGAGATGCCGATGTTGGCGTGTTTGCTCTCGCCGGGGCCGTTGACGATGCAGCCCATGACGGCGACCTGCATGTCCTCCACGCCGGGGTACTTGGCTTTCCAGTCGGGCATGGTGTCGCGGATGTAGTCCTGGATCTTCTGGGCGAGTTCCTGGAAGAAGGTGCTGGTGGTGCGGCCGCAGCCGGGGCAGGAGGTGACCTGTGGGAGGAACTGGCGGATGCCGAGGCTCTGGAGGATCTGCTGGGCGACCTCGACTTCCAGTTTGCGGCTCGCGCCGGGTTCCGGGGTGAGGCTGACGCGGATGGTGTCCCCGATGCCGTCGATCAGCAGGGGCGCGAGGGCGGCGCTGCTGGCGACGATGCCTTTCATGCCCATGCCGGCCTCGGTCAGGCCGAGGTGCAGGGGGTAGTCGCACAGCGGGGCGAGCTGGCGGTACACCTGCCAGAGTTCCGGGGCGCTGCTGACCTTCACGCTGATCAGGATCCTGTCGTGCGCGAGGCCGAGTTCTTCGGCGTACGCGGCGCTCTCCAGCGCGGAGACGACCATCGCGTCGATCATGACGTCCGTGCCGGTCTTGGGGGACCCGTTGGCGGTGTTCTCGTCCATCAGGCGGGCGAGGACCTGCTGGTCGAGGCTGCCCCAGTTCACGCCGATGCGGACGGGTTTGTCGAACTCTTTGGCGACCTCGATCATGGTGGCGAAGTTCGCGTCGTGGTGCTGTCCGGCGCCGACGTTGCCGGGGTTGATGCGGTACTTGGCGAGAAGGCGGGCGGTTTCGGGGAATTCGCGCAGGAGGATGTGGCCGTTGTAGTGGAAGTCCCCGACGATGGGGACCTCGATCCCGACCTCTTTGAGGCGGGCGATGATGTCGGGGATGGCGGCGGCGGCCTCGCGGGTGTTGACGGTGACGCGCACGATCTCGCTGCCCGCCCGGACGAGCTGCGCGATCTGGATGGCGGTGGCTTCGGCGTTGGCGGTGTCGGTGTTCGTCATGGACTGCACGACGACCGGGTGGGCGCTGCCCACCATGACCCCCCCGACGTTGACGCTGACGGTCTGGCGACGCTTCATGCCGCCCAGTGTACGCGGCGGGCCGGGTGGGCGGCTGGAAGCGGGGTTACGCCTTCGCGGCGTGTTCCATGCGGTCCAGAATGGCGCTGAGGCCGAGGTCCAGGCCGCCTTGCGGGCCGCTGGCGCCGTAGAGGCCGCTGCGCTGGAGGCTGGCCGCGCCGTGCAGGAACGTCCAGTAGGCGACGGCGTGCCCGGTGTCGTCGGGGTTGCCGCTCAGCGCGCCGACGTGGGTCAGGAGGGCGTTCCAGAGGTGCTTTCCGGCAGTGGTCTTGATGCCTGGGGGTTGGTCGGGCCGGGGGGTCATCAGGAGGTCGTAGGTGTGGGGGCGGGTGCGGGCGAAGTCCAGGTACGCCTGCGCGATGGCGTCCAGTGCGGCGCGGGGGGCCTGGGTGTGGGCGGCGGCGGTGACGCCATCGCGCAGGTCGTCGGCGGCGTGTTCGGCCAGCTGGTTCAGCAGGGCGTCGCGGCTGGCGAAGTGGCGGTACAGGCTGCCGGGGCGTACGCCCAGTGCGTCGGCGAGGGGCCGCATGGCGAGGGCGTCGGGTCCCCCCTGGTCGAGGAGGGTCTGCGCTTCCCGGAGGATGGTGTCCGGGGTGAGTTTCGCGGGGTACGGCATGGTGAACAGTGTACGTCTTGACGCCCAATGGCCGAAGATGTACGGTGTTCACCATCAAGGCGAACGGTGTTCACTTACTGCTCTGCCGCCACCCACACGTCACCTCTCCCCCACCCCGGAGGTCCCTTATGCCCCGCCCACCCATCCGCCTCGCGCAGTTCGGCCTGATCAACGCGTACCTCGTCCCGGAAACCGACGGACTGACCCTGATCGACGCGGGCATCAGCGGCATGGACCGCCGCGTGAACCGCGCCGCCCGGCAGCTGGGCCTGCCGCTGCGCCGCGTCGCCCTGACCCACACCCACAGCGACCACGTCGGCGCGATCGACACCCTGACGACCCAGTGG
The Deinococcus sedimenti DNA segment above includes these coding regions:
- a CDS encoding FKBP-type peptidyl-prolyl cis-trans isomerase translates to MTAEGKTELKIDKYHEGTGVQAQAGKMVRVHYTGTLENGQKFDSSRDRGEPIEFPLGVGYVIQGWDQGIAQLRVGDKAKLTIPAHLGYGAAGVPGVIPGGATLVFDVELMDVR
- a CDS encoding DeoR/GlpR family DNA-binding transcription regulator is translated as MIEGRRSEIVALVRQHGELGVTELSGLLGVSEVTVRSDLSALAAAGHVRRTRGRVSLPLDLRREAPLETSMREFAAAKRRIGQAAAALVQSGDTVFLDVGSTTSEVARALSPALQDVTVVTNGLNIALLLERLPGVRVIVTGGTLRPLQHSLVSPYALDVLRHIHADRLFLGCNGVHAASGVTNANHEEAEVKRLMAEQAREVVVVADHRKLGVVSRAFITPLDRVSTLITDRAATSPPPDVLDAVKDVRVV
- a CDS encoding beta-galactosidase, with product MTNPDPTAEFLMLGTCDYPEHVPSDRWAPYARMQAELGLRFVRVAEFAWSRLEPRPGEFDWAWLDDAIAAYAAEGLRVVMCTPTPTPPAWLIRAHPEILAFDEQGRVREFGSRRHYDFASPVFREHSRLVTRAVAERYGQHPAVVGWQTDNEFGCHNTSRSYGGASEAAFPAWLQARYGTLDALNEAWGNVFWSMEYTDWAQVKSPALTVTEPNPSHVLDYHRFASDLIASFQAEQVEILRELAPGRFVTHNFMIFESGFDHYDVARGLDFATWDNYPTGMLEFFAPPGVGEDLKTHYARTGHPDLVAFNHDVYRSLMLGKDGLGRDGAGTPNGFWVMEQQCGQVNWAPYNPLPAEGAVALWTAQAWAHGADVVSYFRWRAATMAQEVMHSGLLRHDETPDRGFAEVAGLDLTQFPVGPVPARVALLHDYESLWIYDQQRHAAGLSYWAQTVTYYMALRSLGVDVQITHPDADLSGFAAVVAPAITLVPADRAARWEAAAQGGVPFVFGPRTAFRTPGGATWSDGQFGPLSEMTGARLLQYDSLRPGVTQGVTGAFGSVDASLWAESYRVTGAQTLATYAGGPLDGQSAVIRHGNATVIGAHSLDLIRAVLREVLGGAGVPLLDLPEGVRVSRRADRTLVQNWHPHAVTWGGLELDPVSSVVLGGDWSPTQGKGVQGE
- a CDS encoding glycoside hydrolase family 36 protein, with the translated sequence MNKWTVNEAPQDLRVLISGFQSWSEAELRPLTDVQAVPGQHWRVEQGHDPGFPPSGEAGVWRSHTVLALVRADGSGWVGSVGDATRTFAQWEARAGTEAVTVTCTLEGPDVPVTWEETGDVIATLEARAADLGVAMGARTPAPLRVWCSWYSYYRDVTLDAMLDNARLASEHGLDFDVFQLDDGFQTFLGDWEDPSAHFGGHARELPARLAELGFTAGLWLAPFLVQPQSRLFRDHPEWLLRGEDGQPLAFGNNWGGPYHALDTTHPGALDWIRELGRTVRGWGYTYLKIDFLYGATQPGVRHDPTVGRAEAYRMGLQAFRDGVGDDAFILACGAPLAQSIGLVDAMRTGPDVAPLWDEDSRRVWLGDATGPSARNALHTALSRWYQHAWYQPDPDVAICRRELSLLNATERDAIAGMLDVIGGLRASSDPISLLDEEGRALLRQCLTVSTPDRPVTLAASHGDAVTHFTRGTFNLTDRAEGGIPAHGYRSAQGKEQA
- the galT gene encoding galactose-1-phosphate uridylyltransferase: MTTESTTAALPGGYHAADFTKPDGRAMTLYGLNPIRVDSEIPSPSPDPVDARPLMRWHPVRGEWVMYAAHRMGRTFLPPPEYNPLAPTRDPEHPTELPRGEYDIAVFDNRFPSLTLTAPDPEPGPAGTRAGVGKCEVVVFSQSAQGRLCDLTDEQISLLLAVWADRTTRLAETGQINAVLPFENRGVEVGVTLHHPHGQIYAYDHVPPVAARAAAQMDAYVAEHGRPWLEDFIQEERAAEDRIIRDDGAALSVVPPFARYTFETWVLPTRPVSLLSDLSDAERLSMARVLRDALRRLDGLFGVRMPYLMTVHQAPLDTPRPAFPLHIEIYPYLRAPGRLKFLAGTEQGAGEFANDKFPEVAAAELRAVPDTAGDGL
- the galK gene encoding galactokinase, with protein sequence MTHTSYEEAFGRAPQATAQAPGRVNLLGEHTDYQGGFVLPTAIPQQATVALGHNGTGEHVLYSANLDQTIRVPVGEVGSGFAPYLTGCFALSGVQEGLNAFITSDVPSGGLSSSAALEVATLRALRDLADLDLDDVSLALRGVQVEHEFVGVKCGVMDQMASSLADTRTMLLIDTRSLDRRAVPFPAGAEVLVIDSGVPRRLAESGYNERRAQVEEAARLLGVPQLRDVTDPLIVETLPPVLRERARHVVTENNRVLAALEPGVDAIRFGQLMNVSHASLRDDYAVSHERVDELVALLQAHPDVYGARMTGAGFGGAVVALVRQGQATAAAQVVLAQYSEQGSQVVP
- a CDS encoding GNAT family N-acetyltransferase, whose translation is MTQPSYSLTTSLDGMTPEQLHGFFVDWPNPPTPDTFLRLLRGSYRVVLAVQDGQVIGFVQAVSDGVLTAYIPLLEVLPEWQGRGVGRALMTRMQEELRHLYAVDLGCDDHLVPYYEGLGMRRGTLMFTRKYARQDGAPTG
- a CDS encoding DUF4259 domain-containing protein, yielding MTAWGVGPFQNEAAAEYAAEIAQDGAYALAEAFDVALDPDNDYLEAEEGHRAVAAAETLAAVLTGDTSALTDAALRAWVQNADAAELTHLRPHAMEALERVLGPGSELPDLWEDSEDADAWREDIQRLRAALS
- the ispG gene encoding flavodoxin-dependent (E)-4-hydroxy-3-methylbut-2-enyl-diphosphate synthase — translated: MKRRQTVSVNVGGVMVGSAHPVVVQSMTNTDTANAEATAIQIAQLVRAGSEIVRVTVNTREAAAAIPDIIARLKEVGIEVPIVGDFHYNGHILLREFPETARLLAKYRINPGNVGAGQHHDANFATMIEVAKEFDKPVRIGVNWGSLDQQVLARLMDENTANGSPKTGTDVMIDAMVVSALESAAYAEELGLAHDRILISVKVSSAPELWQVYRQLAPLCDYPLHLGLTEAGMGMKGIVASSAALAPLLIDGIGDTIRVSLTPEPGASRKLEVEVAQQILQSLGIRQFLPQVTSCPGCGRTTSTFFQELAQKIQDYIRDTMPDWKAKYPGVEDMQVAVMGCIVNGPGESKHANIGISLPGTGEDPRAPVYQDGKLLTTLRGPRIAEDFQDLMEKYVEQRYGRSEAPE
- a CDS encoding TetR/AcrR family transcriptional regulator, yielding MPYPAKLTPDTILREAQTLLDQGGPDALAMRPLADALGVRPGSLYRHFASRDALLNQLAEHAADDLRDGVTAAAHTQAPRAALDAIAQAYLDFARTRPHTYDLLMTPRPDQPPGIKTTAGKHLWNALLTHVGALSGNPDDTGHAVAYWTFLHGAASLQRSGLYGASGPQGGLDLGLSAILDRMEHAAKA